GGGAATCCACACCGGGGGCGGCGAACCGCGTCCGCGGCCGGGCCGCCGAGGGGGCGGGGCCGACCCGTCGTGTGCGTGCGGTGCCGTCCGGCCCTGGGGGGCGGTCGGGGCGAACGGAATGGCGGAACGGGCGGGAGGCCGTCGCGCGGTCCACCACGTCGACCCCGGCGCCTCGGGCCCGGTGACCTCGGCCCGGTGACCTCAGGTCCGGGTGACTTGAGGTCCGGCGACCTCGGGGCCGGCAACCTGAGGGCCGCGCCGGCGCGGCCCCCCGGTCGTCCCGGACGCCGAAGTCGCCGGTCCCGGGACGGCCGTCAGGCGTGCCACAGGGACTCCCTGACCTCCTCGGCCGTCGTCGGCCGCAACTCGCCGTCGAGCAGCAGCCAGCGCGTGATGCCGATCGACTCCAGGAACGGCACGTCGTGCGAGGCCACCAGCAGCGCGCCTTCGTAGGACGCCAGGGCGTCCGTGAGTTGCCGCACGCTCGCCAGGTCCAGGTTGTTGGTCGGCTCGTCCAGCATCAGCAACTGGGGGGCCGGCTCGGCCAGCAGCAGGGCCGCCAAGGCCGCACGGAACCGTTCGCCTCCCGACAGGGTGCCGGCCGCCCGGTCCGCCCGCGCGCCCCGGAACAGGAAGTGCGCGAGTCGCGCTCGGATCAGGTTGTTCGTGGCGTGCGGGGCGAACCGCGCCACGTTCTCCACCACCGAGCGCTCGTCGTCCAGTACCGCCGCGTCCAGCCGCTGTGGCAGGAAGCGCGTCGGCACGTGCGTCAACGCCTCCCCGGACACCGGCGCCACCTGTCCGACGATCGTCCGCAGCAGGGTGGTCTTGCCGGACCCGTTGCCGCCGACGAGCGCGATCCGTTCCGGTCCGCGCAGCTCCCATTCGCCCGTGACCGATGCCCCGTGGACGAGCCGCAGGTCGCTCAGGGTCAGCACGCGCCGGCCCGGCGGCACCTGTGTCGCGGGCAGCTTGATCCGGATCTCGTCGTCGTCCCGGACCGCCTCCGCGGCCTGGTCCAACCGTTCGCGCGCTCCCGCCAGTTTCTCGGCGTGCATGGTGTGGTGCTTGCCCGCCGATTCCTGGGCGGCACGCTTGCGCGCGTTCATGACGATCTTCGGCTCGCGCTTGGTGTCGTACATCTTCTGGCCGTAGCGCTTGCGCCGGGCCAACTTGATCTGGGCTTCGGAGAGTTCGCGCTTCTGTCGTTGTACGTCGGCCTCCGCGACCCGGACCATCCGCTCGGCCGCCTCCTGCTCGGCGGCGATGAGTTCCTCGTACTCGGTGAAGTTCCCTCCGTACCAACGGACTTCCCCGTCGCGCAGGTCGGCGATCTGGTCGACCCGCTCCAGTAGCTCCCGGTCGTGGCTGACCAGGACCATCACCCCCGACCAGGATTCCACCGCCGCGTAGAGGCGGCGGCGGGCGCGCAGGTCCAGGTTGTTGGTGGGTTCGTCGAGCAGCAGGACGTCCGGGCGGGCCAGCAGCAGGGCCGCCAGTCGTAGCAGGACGCACTCGCCTCCCGACAACTCACCCACGGTCCGGTCGAGTCCGATCCGAGCGAGGCCGAGCTGGTCGAGGGTGGCGAGGGCCCGCTCCTCCACGTCCCAGTCGTCGCCGACGGCGGTGAAGTTCTCCTCGGTGGCCTCGCCCGCCTCGATGGCGTGGAGCGCGGTGCGGGTCTCGCGGATGCCGAGTACCTCGTCCACGCGCAGGGCGGTGTCGAGTGTGACGTCCTGCGGGAGGTGGCCGACGGTTCCGGCGACGGACAACCGGCCTTCCACGGGCCGGAGTTCGCCCGCGAGGAGCTTCAACAGGGTTGACTTGCCACAGCCGTTGACCCCGATCAGACCGGTTCGGCCGGGGCCGACGGTCAGGTGGAAATCGTCGAGGACCGGGGTCCCGTCGGGCCAGGCGAAGGACAGGTCGGTGCAGGTGAGAAAGGCAGGGGTGTGGCTCATGGAGGCCTCCAGGTTGCGTGGTGATCGTGTGCAACGCGGGGGAGACAACCGACAGGTCGGGACGACTGGTCACGGGGTCACGAGGTCACGGGAACGCGCGGTCACGGGGTCTCGTGAGGAGAGCGGTGACGGCGACGCCGGTGGTGACCGGGGTGACGGTGGTCGGTGTCTCGGACCTCAGAAGAGCAACGTCCTGCTCCGTTTCGACGGCAATGGGGCGTAGACGAAGCTACGGAAGGCCGGAGCCGCCCGCAAACGATTTACGCGCTTCCGGCCGATCGAGGTCGGAGCGTGGGCGGAGGGTGGGGCCGGGGCGTGGCCCGGATCCGGCGTTTCAGCGGGAGCCGCGCAAGAGCTCGGCCAGGCTGTGGTCCACGTCGAGGTAGAGGTGCTCCA
This region of Streptomyces sp. NBC_00513 genomic DNA includes:
- a CDS encoding ABC-F family ATP-binding cassette domain-containing protein, which gives rise to MSHTPAFLTCTDLSFAWPDGTPVLDDFHLTVGPGRTGLIGVNGCGKSTLLKLLAGELRPVEGRLSVAGTVGHLPQDVTLDTALRVDEVLGIRETRTALHAIEAGEATEENFTAVGDDWDVEERALATLDQLGLARIGLDRTVGELSGGECVLLRLAALLLARPDVLLLDEPTNNLDLRARRRLYAAVESWSGVMVLVSHDRELLERVDQIADLRDGEVRWYGGNFTEYEELIAAEQEAAERMVRVAEADVQRQKRELSEAQIKLARRKRYGQKMYDTKREPKIVMNARKRAAQESAGKHHTMHAEKLAGARERLDQAAEAVRDDDEIRIKLPATQVPPGRRVLTLSDLRLVHGASVTGEWELRGPERIALVGGNGSGKTTLLRTIVGQVAPVSGEALTHVPTRFLPQRLDAAVLDDERSVVENVARFAPHATNNLIRARLAHFLFRGARADRAAGTLSGGERFRAALAALLLAEPAPQLLMLDEPTNNLDLASVRQLTDALASYEGALLVASHDVPFLESIGITRWLLLDGELRPTTAEEVRESLWHA